The following proteins are co-located in the Tetrapisispora phaffii CBS 4417 chromosome 4, complete genome genome:
- the QNS1 gene encoding glutamine-dependent NAD(+) synthetase (similar to Saccharomyces cerevisiae QNS1 (YHR074W); ancestral locus Anc_5.357), with protein MSQLITVATCNLNQWALDFEGNRDRILESIKIAKQKGARLRVGPELEITGYGCLDHFLESDVCLHSWEMYAQIIKSPETHDILLDIGMPVLYKNVRYNCRLISLDGKILVIRPKIWLANDGNYREMRFFTPWLKPGHVEEFKLPPEIQKITQQVYVPFGDAVVNTVDTTIGAETCEELFTPQTPTIAMSLDGVEIITNSSGSHHELRKLNKRLDLILNATSRCGGIYLYANQRGCDGDRLYYDGCALIAVNGKIVAQGSQFSLNDVEVVTATVDLEDVRNYRAAIMSRGMQATLNEVKFKRVDVDFELAPMATRFDPSISPSKTHDPFYHLPEEEIALGPACWMWDYLRRSNGTGFFLPLSGGIDSCATAVIVYSMCNLVVNAALEGNQQVIKDAIKITRSDENWIPSDPVELASKLFHTCFMGTENSSTETRSRAKELAQRVGSYHVDLNMDVLVSSTVSLFEVATGKKPIFKIFGGSQIENLALQNIQARLRMVIAYLFAQLLPWVRNIPNSGGLLVLGSANVDECLRGYLTKYDCSSADINPIGGISKTDLKRFIAYSANKYEMPILTDFLNATPTAELEPITKEYVQSDEADMGMTYEELSAFGALRKVEKCGPYSMFLKLLHEWTPRLTPAQVAEKVKKFFFFYAINRHKQTVLTPSYHAENYSPDDNRFDLRPFLINPRFTWASKKIAEVVAQCEHKTDKELNIMSID; from the coding sequence atgtCGCAACTAATTACTGTCGCTACTTGTAATCTGAATCAATGGGCATTGGATTTTGAAGGTAACAGGGACCGTATCTTAGAGTCCATTAAGATCGCTAAACAAAAAGGTGCAAGACTTCGTGTTGGTCCAGAATTAGAAATCACTGGTTATGGTTGTTTAGACCATTTCTTAGAGAGTGATGTGTGTTTGCATTCATGGGAGATGTATGCTCAAATTATTAAGTCTCCAGAAACAcatgatatattattagatattggTATGCCagtattatataaaaatgtcCGTTATAATTGTCGTTTGATATCATTGGATGGAAAGATTTTAGTCATAAGACCAAAAATTTGGTTAGCTAATGATGGTAATTACCGTGAAATGAGATTCTTCACTCCATGGTTGAAACCTGGTCATGTAgaagaattcaaattacCACctgaaattcaaaagattaCACAACAGGTGTATGTACCATTTGGTGATGCGGTAGTTAACACTGTAGATACCACAATTGGAGCTGAAACATGCGAGGAGTTATTTACTCCTCAAACCCCAACAATTGCAATGTCTTTGGATGGTGTTGAAATAATCACTAACTCATCCGGTTCACATCATGAATTACGTAAATTAAACAAGAGATTGGATTTAATCTTAAATGCTACTAGTCGTTGTGGTGGTATTTATTTGTATGCTAATCAACGTGGTTGTGATGGTGACAGACTATATTATGATGGTTGTGCACTAATTGCAGTCAACGGTAAAATTGTAGCTCAAGGTTCtcaattttctttgaatgATGTTGAAGTTGTTACTGCCACTGTTGATCTAGAAGATGTTAGAAATTACAGAGCTGCCATCATGTCCCGTGGGATGCAGGCAACTTTGAATGaagttaaatttaaaagagttgatgttgattttgaattagCTCCAATGGCAACACGATTTGATCCATCTATCTCACCATCAAAAACGCATGATCCATTTTACCATTTGcctgaagaagaaattgctTTAGGTCCAGCATGTTGGATGTGGGACTACTTAAGAAGATCTAATGGTACTGGTTTCTTTTTACCTCTATCTGGTGGTATAGATTCGTGTGCAACTGCAGTCATTGTTTATTCAATGTGTAACTTAGTTGTCAATGCTGCACTGGAAGGTAATCAGCAAGTCATTAAAGATGCcattaaaattacaagaagTGATGAAAATTGGATTCCTTCCGATCCTGTTGAATTAGCCAGCAAATTATTTCACACATGTTTTATGGGTACTGAAAACTCATCAACTGAAACGCGTAGTAGAGCTAAGGAGTTAGCTCAACGTGTTGGTTCATACCACGTAGATTTGAATATGGATGTGCTAGTATCCAGTACTGTTAGCCTTTTTGAAGTTGCTACTGGTAAAAAAccaattttcaaaatatttggtGGTTCACAGATTGAAAATCTTGCTCTACAGAATATTCAAGCTCGTTTAAGAATGGTAATTGCTTATCTCTTTGCGCAATTATTACCTTGGGTCCGTAATATTCCAAATTCAGGTGGTTTACTTGTTTTAGGTAGTGCTAATGTTGACGAATGTTTAAGAGGTTACCTAACTAAATATGATTGCTCCTCCGCTGATATTAACCCAATTGGTGGTATTTCGAAAACGGATCTTAAAAGGTTTATTGCATACTCTGCCAACAAATATGAGATGCCAATTTTGACAGATTTCTTAAATGCAACACCAACTGCCGAATTAGAACCAATAACTAAGGAGTACGTTCAATCTGATGAAGCTGATATGGGAATGACATACGAAGAGTTAAGTGCTTTTGGGGCTTTACGTAAGGTAGAAAAATGTGGTCCTTATTCAATGTTCTTAAAGTTACTTCACGAGTGGACTCCAAGATTAACACCAGCACAAGTTGCCGAAAAAGTGAAGAagttcttctttttctatGCCATCAATAGACATAAGCAAACTGTGCTAACACCAAGTTACCATGCAGAAAATTACTCCCCCGATGATAACAGATTTGATTTGAGACCATTTTTGATTAACCCGAGATTCACTTGGGCCTCCAAGAAGATCGCTGAAGTAGTAGCTCAATGCGAACATAAAACCGACAAGGAATTGAACATCATGTCCATTGATTAA
- the ASP1 gene encoding asparaginase ASP1 (similar to Saccharomyces cerevisiae ASP1 (YDR321W); ancestral locus Anc_5.356) encodes MPNNSVEITTICPDVENSKFIIQSLSSNGSKSNDNTKGLPADDIITPTLPRIKILGTGGTIAAKGSSGTQTAGYHVDLTIQELLDAIPDISNVCDIEYEQLCNVDSKDIDESILYKIYKAVSESLQGFDGIVIIHGTDTLSETAFFIESTIDTGDVPIVFVGSMRPSTSISADGPMNLYQAICIAASPKSRGRSVLVSLNDQISAGYYITKTNANSLDSFNVRQGYLGNFVNNEIHYYYPPVKPQGCHRFKLKIDLSQPNQTFSFPKVCILYSHQSFPTSLLDMVEKSYDGIIIATMGAGSLPDAANNKALKMNIPVIYSKRSRDGMIPISNLPKTADGTFGNIISSGYLNPEKSRILLQLCLFGNYTISEIRQVFGGVYGG; translated from the coding sequence ATGCCAAACAATTCTGTAGAAATTACAACGATTTGTCCTGATGTGGAAAACTCCAAATTCATAATCCAATCTCTTTCTTCGAATGGATCAAAAAGTAATGATAATACAAAAGGTTTGCCTGCAGATGACATAATAACTCCAACTCTGCcaagaattaaaattttggGCACTGGTGGCACTATTGCTGCCAAAGGTTCCAGTGGTACACAGACTGCCGGCTATCATGTTGATCTAACCATTCAAGAGTTATTAGATGCTATTCCAGATATCTCAAATGTTTGCGACATTGAGTACGAACAATTATGCAATGTTGATTCAAAAGACATCGATGAATCAATTTTATACAAAATATACAAAGCTGTTTCAGAATCTTTACAAGGATTTGATGGTATTGTTATAATCCATGGTACTGATACATTGTCCGAAACtgcattttttattgagaGCACTATCGACACTGGCGATGTTCCAATTGTCTTTGTTGGTTCGATGAGACCTTCCACCAGTATTTCTGCTGATGGTCCAATGAATCTATACCAGGCAATCTGCATTGCTGCAAGTCCTAAATCTAGAGGTAGAAGTGTATTAGTATCATTAAATGACCAAATCTCAGCAGGTTACTACATCACAAAAACCAACGCCAATAGTTTAGACTCATTTAATGTAAGACAAGGTTACCTAGGgaattttgtaaataatgaaattcaTTACTACTACCCACCAGTAAAACCACAAGGATGCCACAGatttaaattgaaaattgatCTAAGTCAGCCAAACCAGACGTTTTCATTCCCAAAAGTTTGCATCTTGTATTCACATCAGTCATTCCCGACTTCATTATTAGACATGGTAGAAAAATCCTATGATGGAATAATCATTGCCACCATGGGTGCAGGTTCATTACCAGATGCAGCCAACAACAAGGCTCTAAAGATGAATATACCTGTTATCTACTCCAAGAGAAGTAGAGATGGTATGATCccaatttcaaatttaccAAAAACTGCCGATGGTACATTTGGAAATATCATTTCATCAGGTTACCTGAACCCTGAAAAGAGTAGAATTTTGTTACAATTATGTTTATTTGGGAATTATACCATAAGTGAGATAAGACAGGTATTTGGAGGAGTCTACGGTGGTTGA
- the TIM11 gene encoding F1F0 ATP synthase subunit e (similar to Saccharomyces cerevisiae TIM11 (YDR322C-A); ancestral locus Anc_5.361), protein MSTANVLKYSALGLGLFVGIKNDLILKKDATKKAKEHERQAQLDLIEKAKREYASLHNKTKKNKSVNVDTTNINWEDPKLDYGSVIMKFVDAQKE, encoded by the coding sequence ATGTCCACCGCTAATGTATTAAAATACTCAGCCTTAGGCTTAGGTTTATTTGTAGGTATTAAGAATGATCTCATTTTGAAGAAGGATGCTACTAAAAAAGCTAAGGAACATGAACGTCAAGCTCAACTAGATTTAATAGAAAAAGCTAAAAGAGAATATGCATCTTTACATAATAAGACTAAAAAGAACAAATCTGTAAATGTCGATACAACAAATATTAACTGGGAAGATCCTAAATTGGATTATGGATCTGTAATTATGAAGTTTGTCGATGCTCAAAAAGAATAA
- the HIM1 gene encoding Him1p (similar to Saccharomyces cerevisiae HIM1 (YDR317W); ancestral locus Anc_5.348), with product MTGDQSNIEIIKHTEEIINPDVPIESSIDRFSDNILVVGSTGLIGRNVLKSFFDTDLYIKHSQELKRLIASSEYDSTTRIKEVTIKKTAYSLTRKRQSVELFKNKTIVGQKLKEVELDGKTFYLQFDLLKQINDSGEPKESFLKSLTTKKMLEALTHGKGVKVTSNSKENQGISVRNEESSILKKDKSLLFSVINYNESEGNVILQPQEYSNVECYFNLQQYDSSLIFASSSGDILKINFDLKLYHLSAVDSTIWPSLLPVLFDSNTKLVPNKGLIENIDLTNEKLPLLSEVKVMLNSLGSRSHSPKNETFKNIDYKLNLSLINSFNNTSDKKVIIITSVNKKIYTFFSRYLNYKMVLEEDLKTNLDNKINELVILRPGPLVGTPMTTKLIPGLTAHLKRNDSSLKQLINYKRFAFDYKVALLRRIKYTGFEPTCTNILAKTFYRRPGTSLLGYTIPASKVAEVMVFKGLCVGLENVHKDTKVEILESKTIDLLLE from the coding sequence atgacTGGAGATCAATCAAATATAGAGATAATTAAACACACTGAGGAAATAATTAATCCTGATGTTCCAATTGAAAGTTCAATTGATCGCTTTTCTGATAACATACTGGTAGTTGGTTCCACCGGTTTAATTGGTAGAAATGTATTAAAGTCATTTTTTGATACTgacttatatataaagcaTTCTCAAGAATTGAAAAGGTTGATTGCCTCAAGTGAGTATGATAGTACTACCAGAATTAAAGAAGTTACCATTAAAAAAACAGCCTATTCTTTGACTAGAAAGAGGCAGAGCGTAGAGTTGTTTAAGAATAAGACAATTGTAGGACAGAAGCTAAAAGAAGTAGAACTTGATGGAAAGACATTTTACTTACAATTTGATCTTTTGAAACAAATTAATGATAGTGGGGAACCAAAAGAGTCATTTTTGAAGTCACTAACTACTAAAAAAATGCTAGAAGCTCTTACTCATGGTAAAGGTGTGAAGGTGACAAGTAATTCTAAAGAGAACCAAGGTATCTCCGTTCGTAATGAAGAAAGTagtattttaaagaaagataAGTCTTTATTATTCTCCGTTATTAACTACAATGAATCAGAAGGTAATGTGATATTACAGCCACAAGAATATTCGAATGTGGAAtgttatttcaatttaCAACAATATGACAGTTCACTAATTTTTGCATCCTCTTCTGGGGATATCTTAAAGATTAACTTTGACTTAAAGTTATATCATTTGTCAGCTGTTGATTCCACAATATGGCCATCTTTATTACCAGTTCTTTTCGATTCTAATACTAAACTGGTACCAAATAAAGGCttgattgaaaatatagatttaacaaatgaaaaattaccattattatctGAGGTGAAAGTGATGTTGAACTCACTTGGAAGTAGAAGTCACAGTCCAAAGAATGaaacatttaaaaacattgactataaattgaatttgaGTTTAATCAACtcatttaataatacaTCTGACAAAAAGGTGATTATTATAACCTCTGTGaacaagaaaatatatacttttttCTCAAGGTacttaaattataaaatggtATTAGAGGAAGACTTAAAGACTAATTTAGAcaataaaatcaatgaattagTAATTTTGAGGCCCGGTCCACTTGTCGGAACTCCAATGACAACTAAGCTAATTCCAGGTTTAACTGCACATTTGAAGAGAAATGATTCTTCCCTGAAACAACTAATAAACTATAAGAGATTCGCATTCGACTACAAAGTTGCCCTATTAAGAAGGATAAAGTATACTGGATTTGAACCAACCTGTACTAATATTCTAGCTAAAACGTTTTATAGACGTCCTGGAACAAGTTTGTTAGGTTACACGATCCCTGCATCGAAAGTTGCTGAAGTAATGGTATTTAAAGGTCTATGCGTTGGATTAGAAAATGTTCATAAGGATACTAAAGTTGAGATCCTGGAAAGCAAAACAATTGACTTACTATTAGAGTAA
- the MCM21 gene encoding Mcm21p (similar to Saccharomyces cerevisiae MCM21 (YDR318W); ancestral locus Anc_5.349) codes for MSTLDNLRQDIDALRKELEYLNTKKKALENEVNNAIVNDKEEEPLLQEFNVLFNQFPDLFELLSKEKIKRSEMLGKHHRDEVFGTEEEANKRKQSEHLNDDDNMPEHEWILNKQPIIEHKIFASELSENINTDILTSPSKRKKVIEGIEITGNDANMGYKNPNLNEELERKIIKENTFRLFGISYFPVVDPCDLVHDKSNNEVNNKREMIGIRLEVFDDTLGVFEKPHYILLKKKTKSNNWGLFKYTIPNYIDIYLIFQRINNGILLTYEDIYIFAKQVYIQLLLIQNRKKNLMQLQEANIVSDILIDLNLKLIKMNIINTTTKLTLYLEKDKVTSVSIYSETLDIHSQKRWKLTLLGPVSGISRKIRYLSQM; via the coding sequence ATGTCAACATTGGATAATTTGCGACAAGATATCGATGCTCTGCGAAAAGAATTAGAATATCTGAATACCAAGAAGAAAgcattagaaaatgaagtGAATAATGCTATTgttaatgataaagaagaagaaccTCTTCTACAAGAATTCAACGTATTATTCAATCAATTTCCTGATCTGTTCGAATTGCTAtcaaaagagaaaataaagAGGTCTGAAATGTTGGGAAAGCATCATCGTGATGAGGTATTTGGCACTGAGGAAGAAGCGAATAAGCGTAAACAATCAGAGCATTTAAACGACGATGATAATATGCCAGAACATGAATGGATCTTGAATAAACAACCAATTATTGaacataaaatatttgcTTCTGAATTATCggaaaatataaatactgATATATTGACTTCACCATCGAAGAGGAAGAAAGTCATTGAAGGGATAGAGATAACTGGAAATGATGCAAATATGGGATACAAGAATCCAAATTTGAATGAAGAACTCGAGAGAAAGATTATAAAGGAGAATACATTTAGATTATTTGGTATTTCATATTTCCCTGTTGTCGATCCGTGTGATTTAGTACATGACAAATCTAACAATGAAgtgaataataaaagagaAATGATTGGTATTAGGTTAGAGGTATTTGATGATACTCTTGGTGTATTTGAGAAACCACACTACATcctattgaaaaaaaagacTAAATCAAACAATTGGGGcttattcaaatatacaATCCCaaattatatagatatttatttgatttttcaaaggATTAATAATGGAATACTATTAACATATGaagacatatatatttttgcaAAGCAGgtatatattcaattgttattaattcaaaatagGAAAAAAAACCTTATGCAATTACAAGAAGCCAATATCGTGTCCGACATACTAATTGATCTGAACTTGAAGTTaattaaaatgaatataataaacaCAACAACTAAACTAACGTTATATTTAGAGAAAGATAAAGTCACATCagtatcaatatattcGGAGACTCTAGATATTCACAGCCAAAAACGCTGGAAATTAACGCTTTTGGGCCCTGTTTCCGGAATATCAAGAAAGATAAGATACCTTTCGCAAATGTAA
- the MRPL35 gene encoding mitochondrial 54S ribosomal protein mL38 (similar to Saccharomyces cerevisiae MRPL35 (YDR322W); ancestral locus Anc_5.360), whose amino-acid sequence MLSRSFHTSRLLKNGKVWSNFAFRSKSLGINSDVVKKAVLDGMLASGPPSIKRKFNRTKYNSPENIDSMFKLSYDFLQNKAAALYEELEKIKDPTLKDDLLVKAEINNPEVQYNFEFHDKIDNDPAIIDYEQPVYRYLGRENWKSYRQMLLMQRLETLKAIPDTLPTLEPKADVHVKFPYSTGINKWINSGETLSTLATSLPPVFKVQEYDSINVDKQLYTILVVNPDVPDLINDTYCTCLNYGLTNLKLKYNDNIIDLRNIEKEHSIIADYLPPVPEENIGLQRFIVWVFRNKESININNLDIDRNNFNIRKFAKDNELEAIGSEIWRSEFDSNVSKVREMYGLPKGRLFTKTRN is encoded by the coding sequence ATGTTATCTAGATCTTTTCACACAAGTAGattgttaaaaaatggTAAAGTTTGGTCAAATTTTGCCTTCAGATCTAAAAGTTTAGGTATCAATTCAGATGTTGTCAAAAAAGCTGTGCTAGATGGAATGCTGGCTTCTGGGCCTCCATCCATCAAGAGGAAATTCAACCGTACTAAATACAATTCTCctgaaaatattgattcaATGTTCAAATTGTCTTATGActttttacaaaataaagcTGCTGCTTTATATGAAGAATTAgagaaaattaaagatcCAACTTTGAAAGATGATTTATTGGTCAAAGctgaaataaataatccAGAAGTACAATATAACTTTGAATTTCACGATAAAATAGATAACGATCCAGCTATAATCGACTATGAACAACCTGTTTACAGATATTTAGGGCGTGAAAACTGGAAATCATACCGTCAAATGCTTTTGATGCAAAGATTAGAAACACTTAAGGCAATTCCAGATACTTTACCAACATTAGAGCCAAAAGCCGACGTTCATGTGAAGTTTCCTTATTCTACAGGTATCAACAAATGGATTAACTCTGGTGAAACTCTTTCGACTTTAGCAACATCGTTACCTCCAGTGTTTAAAGTTCAAGAATATGACTCGATCAATGTTGataaacaattatatacaatatTGGTTGTTAATCCTGATGTTCCAGATTTGATAAATGATACCTATTGCACATGTTTAAACTATGGTTTAACTAACTTAAAGTTAAAGTACAACGATAATATCATTGatttaagaaatattgaaaaagaaCATTCGATTATAGCTGATTATCTACCACCAGTCccagaagaaaatattggtCTTCAAAGATTTATTGTATGGGTCTTCAGAAATAAAGAATCaatcaatattaataacTTAGATATTgatagaaataattttaacatCAGAAAATTTGCTAAGGACAATGAATTAGAAGCTATTGGTAGTGAAATATGGAGAAGTGAATTTGATTCAAACGTTTCTAAGGTCAGGGAAATGTATGGCTTACCTAAAGGTAGATTATTTACTAAAACTCGTAATTAA
- the NOP10 gene encoding snoRNP complex protein NOP10 (similar to Saccharomyces cerevisiae NOP10 (YHR072W-A); ancestral locus Anc_5.353) produces MHLMFTLGPDGKRIYTLKKETEQGEITKSAHPARFSPDDKYSRQRVTLKKRFSLLPNQQ; encoded by the coding sequence ATGCATTTAATGTTCACATTAGGCCCAGACGGCAAGAGAATTTACACTCTAAAGAAGGAAACCGAACAAGGTGAAATCACCAAGTCTGCTCATCCAGCTAGATTTTCTCCAGATGACAAATACTCTAGACAAAGAGTCACTTTAAAGAAGAGATTCAGTTTATTACCAAACCAACAATAA